One region of Phragmites australis chromosome 18, lpPhrAust1.1, whole genome shotgun sequence genomic DNA includes:
- the LOC133899766 gene encoding serine/threonine-protein phosphatase PP1-like, whose amino-acid sequence MDGSAVEELIRRLLDGKKHKVTGKKVQLSEAEIRHLCVTAKEIFLSQPNLLELEAPINVCGDIHGQFSDLLRLFEYGGLPPTANYLFLGDYVDRGKQSIETICLLLAYKIRYPDNFFLLRGNHECASINRIYGFYDECKRRFSVRLWKLFTDCFNCLPVAAVIEDKILCMHGGLSPDLDSLDRIREIQRPVDVPDQGLLCDLLWSDPDRDSSGWGDNDRGVSFTFGANKVAEFLNKHDLDLICRAHQVVEDGYEFFADRQLVTIFSAPNYCGEFNNAGALMNVDASLLCSFQILKPYRGKAQTE is encoded by the exons ATGGACGGGAGCGCGGTGGAGGAGCTGATACGGCGGCTGCTGGACGGGAAGAAGCACAAGGTAACGGGGAAGAAGGTGCAGCTGAGCGAGGCCGAGATCCGGCACCTCTGCGTCACTGCCAAGGAGATCTTCCTCTCCCAGCCCAACCTCCTCGAGCTCGAGGCCCCCATCAACGTCTGCG GCGACATCCACGGACAGTTCTCGGACCTGCTGCGGCTGTTCGAGTACGGCGGGCTGCCGCCGACCGCCAACTACCTGTTCCTGGGCGACTACGTGGACCGCGGGAAGCAGAGCATCGAGACCATCTGCCTGCTGCTGGCGTACAAGATCCGGTATCCGGACAACTTCTTCCTGCTCCGGGGCAACCACGAGTGCGCCTCCATCAACCGCATCTACGGCTTCTACGACGAGTGCAAGCGCCGCTTCAGCGTCCGCCTCTGGAAGCTCTTCACTGACTGCTTCAACTGCCTCCCTGTCGCCGCCGTCATCGAAGACAAGATCCTCTGCATGCACGGGGGGCTCTCCCCGGACCTCGACAGCCTCGACCGGATCAGGGAGATCCAGCGCCCCGTCGACGTCCCCGACCAGGGCCTCCTCTGTGACCTCCTCTGGTCCGACCCTGACCGCGACAGCTCAGGGTGGGGCGACAATGACCGCGGCGTCTCCTTTACCTTCGGCGCCAACAAGGTCGCCGAGTTCTTGAACAAGCACGACCTCGACCTCATCTGCCGCGCGCACCAG GTTGTGGAGGACGGGTACGAGTTCTTCGCCGACCGGCAGCTAGTGACCATATTCTCGGCGCCCAACTACTGCGGCGAGTTCAACAACGCCGGCGCGCTGATGAACGTCGACGCCAGCCTGCTCTGCTCGTTCCAGATCCTCAAGCCGTACAGGGGAAAGGCACAGACGGAGTGA